One genomic segment of Rhinolophus sinicus isolate RSC01 linkage group LG11, ASM3656204v1, whole genome shotgun sequence includes these proteins:
- the KLK13 gene encoding kallikrein-13 isoform X2 has translation MWPLAAVIAFQTMALSGGISQYPKILVNNGTNGFLPGGYTCLPHSQPWQVALLVQGRLLCGGVLVDPRWVLTAAHCRKDGYRVYLGKHSLGNVEAVSYPQTLQCANIQLRSDEECRQDYPGKITPNMLCAGTKEGGKDSCEGDSGGPLICKGMLYGIVSWGDFPCGQPNRPGVYTRVSQYISWIQETIQKQKTQEQKWTKRSQ, from the exons ATGTGGCCCCTGGCCGCAGTGATCGCTTTCCAGACTATGGCCTTGTCAGGAG GCATCTCTCAGTATCCCAAGATTCTCGTCAACAATGGGACCAATGGGTTTCTCCCAGGAGGCTACACCTGCCTCCCCCACTCTCAGCCCTGGCAGGTAGCCCTGCTAGTGCAGGGACGGCTGCTCTGTGGGGGAGTCCTGGTGGACCCCAGATGGGTCCTCACTGCAGCACACTGTCGGAAGGA TGGATACAGAGTTTACCTGGGCAAGCACTCCCTGGGGAATGTGGAGGCTG tgAGTTATCCACAAACCTTACAGTGTGCCAACATCCAGCTACGCTCAGATGAGGAGTGTCGTCAAGACTACCCAGGGAAAATCACACCCAACATGCTGTGTGCCGGCACAAAAGAGGGAGGCAAGGACTCCTGTGAG GGTGACTCCGGGGGCCCCCTGATCTGCAAAGGAATGCTCTATGGCATCGTATCCTGGGGAGACTTCCCATGCGGGCAGCCCAACCGGCCTGGTGTCTACACCCGAGTTTCTCAATATATTTCATGGATTCAAGAAACAATCCAAAAACAGAAAACCCAGGAGCAGAAATGGACGAAGCGCTCACAATAA
- the KLK13 gene encoding kallikrein-13 isoform X1 codes for MWPLAAVIAFQTMALSGGISQYPKILVNNGTNGFLPGGYTCLPHSQPWQVALLVQGRLLCGGVLVDPRWVLTAAHCRKDGYRVYLGKHSLGNVEAGEQVRDVLRSIPHPLYQSSPTHLNHDHDIMLLELQSPVQFTRRIRALPLSHDDCLPAGTCCRVSGWGTTTSPQVSYPQTLQCANIQLRSDEECRQDYPGKITPNMLCAGTKEGGKDSCEGDSGGPLICKGMLYGIVSWGDFPCGQPNRPGVYTRVSQYISWIQETIQKQKTQEQKWTKRSQ; via the exons ATGTGGCCCCTGGCCGCAGTGATCGCTTTCCAGACTATGGCCTTGTCAGGAG GCATCTCTCAGTATCCCAAGATTCTCGTCAACAATGGGACCAATGGGTTTCTCCCAGGAGGCTACACCTGCCTCCCCCACTCTCAGCCCTGGCAGGTAGCCCTGCTAGTGCAGGGACGGCTGCTCTGTGGGGGAGTCCTGGTGGACCCCAGATGGGTCCTCACTGCAGCACACTGTCGGAAGGA TGGATACAGAGTTTACCTGGGCAAGCACTCCCTGGGGAATGTGGAGGCTGGCGAGCAGGTGAGGGATGTACTCCGCTCTATCCCCCACCCTCTGTACCAGAGCAGCCCCACTCACCTGAATCATGACCACGACATCATGCTTCTGGAGCTGCAGTCCCCAGTCCAGTTCACGAGACGTATCCGtgccctgcccctctcccatGATGACTGCCTCCCCGCTGGTACCTGCTGTCGGGTGTCTGGCTGGGGCACCACCACCAGCCCCCAGG tgAGTTATCCACAAACCTTACAGTGTGCCAACATCCAGCTACGCTCAGATGAGGAGTGTCGTCAAGACTACCCAGGGAAAATCACACCCAACATGCTGTGTGCCGGCACAAAAGAGGGAGGCAAGGACTCCTGTGAG GGTGACTCCGGGGGCCCCCTGATCTGCAAAGGAATGCTCTATGGCATCGTATCCTGGGGAGACTTCCCATGCGGGCAGCCCAACCGGCCTGGTGTCTACACCCGAGTTTCTCAATATATTTCATGGATTCAAGAAACAATCCAAAAACAGAAAACCCAGGAGCAGAAATGGACGAAGCGCTCACAATAA
- the KLK13 gene encoding kallikrein-13 isoform X3, whose translation MWPLAAVIAFQTMALSGVSYPQTLQCANIQLRSDEECRQDYPGKITPNMLCAGTKEGGKDSCEGDSGGPLICKGMLYGIVSWGDFPCGQPNRPGVYTRVSQYISWIQETIQKQKTQEQKWTKRSQ comes from the exons ATGTGGCCCCTGGCCGCAGTGATCGCTTTCCAGACTATGGCCTTGTCAGGAG tgAGTTATCCACAAACCTTACAGTGTGCCAACATCCAGCTACGCTCAGATGAGGAGTGTCGTCAAGACTACCCAGGGAAAATCACACCCAACATGCTGTGTGCCGGCACAAAAGAGGGAGGCAAGGACTCCTGTGAG GGTGACTCCGGGGGCCCCCTGATCTGCAAAGGAATGCTCTATGGCATCGTATCCTGGGGAGACTTCCCATGCGGGCAGCCCAACCGGCCTGGTGTCTACACCCGAGTTTCTCAATATATTTCATGGATTCAAGAAACAATCCAAAAACAGAAAACCCAGGAGCAGAAATGGACGAAGCGCTCACAATAA